One genomic segment of Labeo rohita strain BAU-BD-2019 chromosome 14, IGBB_LRoh.1.0, whole genome shotgun sequence includes these proteins:
- the aurkb gene encoding aurora kinase B, which yields MQNKENQEPRVVQAQVACVGPFRVGMNPGSHAVTGPGRVPVRSNSKKFSIKDFDIGRPLGKGKFGNVYLARERKLKVIVALKVLFKSQMEKEGVEHQLRREIEIQSHLKHPNILRFYNYFHDDTRVFLILEYAPRGEMYKELQRCGRFDDQRTATYMEELADALQYCHEKKVIHRDIKPENLLLGYRGELKIADFGWSVHAPSLRRRTMCGTLDYLPPEMIEGHTHDEKVDLWCIGVLCYECLVGNPPFETASHTETYKRITKVDLQFPKVVSDGARDLISKLLRHSPSMRLPLRSVIEHPWVKANSRRVLPPVCNPQAVPHH from the exons ATGCAG aATAAAGAGAACCAGGAGCCCAGAGTCGTCCAAGCGCAG GTGGCTTGTGTTGGTCCGTTCAGAGTCGGCATGAATCCAGGCTCACACGCTGTCACAG GTCCTGGAAGAGTTCCAGTGAGGTCAAACTCAAA GAAATTCTCCATCAAAGACTTCGACATCGGCCGTCCGCTCGGCAAGGGCAAGTTCGGTAACGTGTATCTGGCGCGTGAGCGGAAGCTGAAAGTGATCGTGGCTCTGAAGGTGCTGTTCAAGTCTCAGATGGAGAAGGAAGGTGTGGAGCATCAGCTGAGGAGAGAAATCGAGATCCAGTCTCACCTCAA GCATCCGAACATCCTGCGCTTCTACAACTACTTCCACGACGACACGCGTGTGTTTCTGATCCTGGAGTACGCGCCGCGTGGTGAGATGTACAAGGAGCTCCAGCGCTGCGGCCGCTTCGATGATCAGCGCACGGCCACC TACATGGAGGAGTTAGCTGACGCTCTTCAGTACTGCCATGAGAAGAAGGTGATCCACAGAGACATTAAGCCTGAGAATCTTCTGCTGGGATACAGAGGAGAACTCAAGATTGCAGATTTCGGCTGGTCCGTCCACGCGCCCTCACTCAG ACGCCGGACCATGTGCGGGACTCTGGATTATCTGCCGCCGGAGATGATCGAGGGTCACACTCACGACGAGAAGGTGGATCTGTGGTGCATTGGTGTGTTGTGTTACGAGTGTCTGGTGGGAAACCCTCCCTTTGAGACGGCCAGCCACACCGAGACATACAAGCGCATCACCAAG GTGGATCTGCAGTTTCCCAAGGTGGTTTCTGACGGCGCTCGTGATCTGATCTCCAAGCTGCTGCGTCACAGTCCCTCCATGCGTCTGCCGCTCAGGAGCGTGATTGAGCACCCGTGGGTTAAAGCAAACTCACGCCGGGTCCTGCCGCCCGTCTGCAACCCGCAGGCCGTCCCGCATCACTGA
- the tmem107 gene encoding transmembrane protein 107 isoform X1 — protein sequence MSALKSLVPARFLTLAAHLVVVITIFWSRNNNIQSCLPLEFTEEQFKTEDTRLLVALSVTLGLFVIELAGFLSGVSMFNSNQAVLSLFSHASACVSLSCFVFQQWPCWTYWIIFSLCSVIPALFEFILLVSLKSM from the exons ATGTCAGCGTTAAAGAGTCTGGTACCTGCGCGCTTCCTCACACTCGCCGCTCACCTGGTCGTCGTCATCACCATCTTCTGGTCACGG aaCAATAACATCCAGTCATGTCTGCCACTGGAATTCACTGAAGAACAATTCAAAACAGAAGATACACG gcTGCTGGTGGCTCTGTCTGTGACTCTGGGTCTGTTTGTGATTGAACTGGCTGGATTTCTCTCTGGAGTCTCCATGTTCAACAGTAACCAGGCTGTGCTGT CTCTGTTCTCTCACGCCAGCGCCTGCGTCAGTCTGTCCTGCTTTGTTTTCCAGCAGTGGCCGTGCTGGACGTACTGGATCATATTCAGCCTCTGCAG TGTGATTCCAGCTCTGTTTGAGTTCATTCTGCTCGTTTCGCTCAAGTCAATGTGA
- the tmem107 gene encoding transmembrane protein 107 isoform X2: MSALKSLVPARFLTLAAHLVVVITIFWSRNNNIQSCLPLEFTEEQFKTEDTRLLVALSVTLGLFVIELAGFLSGVSMFNSNQAVLLCFSERPVSSVLSRQRLRQSVLLCFPAVAVLDVLDHIQPLQCDSSSV; encoded by the exons ATGTCAGCGTTAAAGAGTCTGGTACCTGCGCGCTTCCTCACACTCGCCGCTCACCTGGTCGTCGTCATCACCATCTTCTGGTCACGG aaCAATAACATCCAGTCATGTCTGCCACTGGAATTCACTGAAGAACAATTCAAAACAGAAGATACACG gcTGCTGGTGGCTCTGTCTGTGACTCTGGGTCTGTTTGTGATTGAACTGGCTGGATTTCTCTCTGGAGTCTCCATGTTCAACAGTAACCAGGCTGTGCTGT TGTGTTTCTCTGAACGTCCCGTCAGCTCTGTTCTCTCACGCCAGCGCCTGCGTCAGTCTGTCCTGCTTTGTTTTCCAGCAGTGGCCGTGCTGGACGTACTGGATCATATTCAGCCTCTGCAG TGTGATTCCAGCTCTGTTTGA